A single region of the Onychomys torridus chromosome 11, mOncTor1.1, whole genome shotgun sequence genome encodes:
- the Angel2 gene encoding protein angel homolog 2 isoform X5, which produces MEGTIKRNWEYLCSHNKEKVKDLDGKNVDSVCEDNEEKFDFSVMSYNILSQDLLEDNSHLYRHCRRPVLHWSFRFPNILKEIKHFDADVLCLQEVQEDHYGAEIRPSLESLGYHCEYKMKTGRKPDGCAICFKHSKFSLLSVNPVEFCRRDIPLLDRDNIGLVLLLQPKIARAASPSLCVANTHLLYNPRRGDIKLTQLAMLLAEISSVAHRKDGSFCPIIMCGDFNSVPGSPLYSFIKEGKLNYEGLAIGKVSGQEQSSRGQRILSIPIWPPNLGISQNCVYEAQQVSRVEKTGRDLTQTQLEKTEVLVSAEKVPSHLRHHFSLSSVYSHYLPDTGLPEVTTCHSQSAITVDYIFYSAEKEDTARGPGAEVALVGGLKLLARLSLLTEQDLWTVNGLPNEHNSSDHLPLLAKFRLEL; this is translated from the exons GAACAATAAAAAGGAATTGGGAGTATTTATGTAgccataataaagaaaaagtgaagGATCTAGACGGCAAAAATGTTGACTCTGTGTGTGAGGACAATGAAGAGAAGTTTGACTTTTCAGTGATGTCTTACAATATACTCTCACAAGATTTACTGGAGGATAACTCCCACCTTTATAGACATTGCCGACGCCCAGTGTTACACTGGAGTTTTCGGTTTCCCAATATTCTGAAGGAGATCAAACATTTTGATGCAGAT GTGCTTTGTCTGCAGGAAGTCCAAGAAGATCACTATGGAGCAGAGATCAGGCCGAGTCTAGAATCACTGG GCTATCACTGTGAGTATAagatgaagacaggaaggaaaccTGATGGCTGTGCCATTTGCTTCAAACATTCCAAATTTTCACTGCTGTCAGTGAACCCAGTAGAGTTCTGCCGCCGTGATATTCCTCTGTTGGACAGAGACAACATTGGACTAGTGTTACTCTTGCAACCCAAAATCGCACGTGccgcctctccctccctctgtgtagCTAACACCCACCTGCTGTACAACCCACGGCGAGGTGACATAAAGCTGACCCAGCTGGCAATGCTGCTAGCAGAGATCTCCAGTGTGGCCCATCGGAAAGACGGTAGCTTCTGCCCCATCATCATGTGCGGTGACTTTAATTCGGTTCCTGGTTCTCCACTCTATAGTTtcataaaggaaggaaaattgaACTACGAAGGACTTGCAATTGGAAAG GTATCTGGCCAGGAACAGTCTTCACGGGGACAGAGAATTTTATCTATTCCAATTTGGCCCCCAAACCTAGGCATCTCACAGAACTGTGTGTATGAGGCACAGCAGGTTTCCAGAGTAGAAAAGACAG GTAGAGATCTGACACAAACTCAGCTGGAGAAGACAGAGGTCCTAGTGTCAGCTGAAAA gGTGCCTTCACATCTCCGGCACCACTTCAGCTTGTCATCTGTTTATTCTCATTACCTTCCTGACACTGGACTTCCAGAGGTGACCACCTGCCACTCCCAAAGCGCCATAACTGTTGATTATATCTTCTACTCTGCAGAAAAGGAGGACACTGCCAGGGGTCCAG GAGCTGAAGTGGCTTTGGTTGGTGGCTTGAAACTTCTGGCTAGACTGTCGCTTCTTACAGAACAAGACTTGTGGACTGTGAATGGACTTCCCAATGAACACAACTCTTCAGACCACCTGCCTCTACTGGCTAAGTTCAGGCTCGAACTCTGA